One Alligator mississippiensis isolate rAllMis1 chromosome 1, rAllMis1, whole genome shotgun sequence genomic window carries:
- the LOC102567554 gene encoding olfactory receptor 52K1 isoform X2, with translation MSHYNHSNPSTFILKGIPGLETSHFWIAFPFCIMYCIALLGNLTILLVIKSEPSLHLPMYYFLCMLAIIDMVLTTTTVPKALSIFWFQSHEICFHCCLVQIFFIHGFSILESGVLLAMAFDRYVAICKPLHYTTILTNSVIAKIGLAILVRGIGMMTPLMCMLGNLHFCGTNIVSHSYCEHMAVAKLACGYIITNNIYGLTVAIVVVFSDCMFIIISYVLILRVVIGLSSKQALLKSFGTCGSHICIILMFFTPALFSFYAERWGQHIPIHLHILIADLYLLVPPMLNPIIYGMKTKQIREQVLRLFCQKGT, from the coding sequence ATGTCCCATTACAACCACTCCAACCCTTCCACCTTCATCCTGAAGGGCATCCCTGGGCTGGAGACCAGCCACTTCTGGATCGCCTTCCCATTCTGCATCATGTACTGCATAGCACTGCTGGGGAATCTCACCATCCTCCTGGTCATCAAGTCTGAGCCCAGCTTGCATTTGCCCATGTATTACTTTCTCTGCATGTTGGCCATCATTGACATGGTCCTCACCACCACAACTGTGCCCAAGGCCCTGAGTATCTTCTGGTTCCAGTCCCATGAAATCtgcttccactgctgcctggttCAGATATTCTTCATCCATGGCTTCTCCATCCTTGAGTCCGGGGTGCTGCTGGCCATGGCTTTTGACCGCTACGTGGCCATCTGCAAGCCCTTGCACTACACTACCATCTTGACTAACTCAGTCATTGCCAAGATTGGATTGGCCATCCTTGTGCGTGGCATTGGGATGATGACCCCCTTGATGTGCATGTTGGGCAACTTGCACTTTTGTGGGACAAACATTGTCAGCCACTCCTATTGTGAGCACATGGCGGTGGCAAAGCTGGCATGTGGCTACATCATAACCAACAACATCTATGGCTTAACAGTTGCCATTGTTGTTGTGTTCTCAGACTGCATGTTCATCATCATTTCCTACGTCCTGATCCTGAGGGTTGTTATTGGTCTGTCTTCCAAGCAGGCACTGCTGAAGTCCTTTGGCACCTGTGGCTCCCACATCTGCATCATCCTGATGTTCTTTACCCCAGCGCTGTTCTCTTTTTATGCCGAACGCTGGGGTCAGCACATTCCCATCCACCTCCACATCCTGATAGCAGACCTCTACCTGCTGGTGCCACCCATGCTCAACCCCATTATCTACGGGATGAAAACCAAGCAGATCAGGGAGCAGGTGCTCAGGCTGTTCTGTCAAAAGGGAACATAA
- the LOC102567554 gene encoding olfactory receptor 52K1 isoform X1: MHLLMHDKVPLAFLMASSHCRLMFILESTRTHPSTFILKGIPGLETSHFWIAFPFCIMYCIALLGNLTILLVIKSEPSLHLPMYYFLCMLAIIDMVLTTTTVPKALSIFWFQSHEICFHCCLVQIFFIHGFSILESGVLLAMAFDRYVAICKPLHYTTILTNSVIAKIGLAILVRGIGMMTPLMCMLGNLHFCGTNIVSHSYCEHMAVAKLACGYIITNNIYGLTVAIVVVFSDCMFIIISYVLILRVVIGLSSKQALLKSFGTCGSHICIILMFFTPALFSFYAERWGQHIPIHLHILIADLYLLVPPMLNPIIYGMKTKQIREQVLRLFCQKGT; this comes from the coding sequence ACCCTTCCACCTTCATCCTGAAGGGCATCCCTGGGCTGGAGACCAGCCACTTCTGGATCGCCTTCCCATTCTGCATCATGTACTGCATAGCACTGCTGGGGAATCTCACCATCCTCCTGGTCATCAAGTCTGAGCCCAGCTTGCATTTGCCCATGTATTACTTTCTCTGCATGTTGGCCATCATTGACATGGTCCTCACCACCACAACTGTGCCCAAGGCCCTGAGTATCTTCTGGTTCCAGTCCCATGAAATCtgcttccactgctgcctggttCAGATATTCTTCATCCATGGCTTCTCCATCCTTGAGTCCGGGGTGCTGCTGGCCATGGCTTTTGACCGCTACGTGGCCATCTGCAAGCCCTTGCACTACACTACCATCTTGACTAACTCAGTCATTGCCAAGATTGGATTGGCCATCCTTGTGCGTGGCATTGGGATGATGACCCCCTTGATGTGCATGTTGGGCAACTTGCACTTTTGTGGGACAAACATTGTCAGCCACTCCTATTGTGAGCACATGGCGGTGGCAAAGCTGGCATGTGGCTACATCATAACCAACAACATCTATGGCTTAACAGTTGCCATTGTTGTTGTGTTCTCAGACTGCATGTTCATCATCATTTCCTACGTCCTGATCCTGAGGGTTGTTATTGGTCTGTCTTCCAAGCAGGCACTGCTGAAGTCCTTTGGCACCTGTGGCTCCCACATCTGCATCATCCTGATGTTCTTTACCCCAGCGCTGTTCTCTTTTTATGCCGAACGCTGGGGTCAGCACATTCCCATCCACCTCCACATCCTGATAGCAGACCTCTACCTGCTGGTGCCACCCATGCTCAACCCCATTATCTACGGGATGAAAACCAAGCAGATCAGGGAGCAGGTGCTCAGGCTGTTCTGTCAAAAGGGAACATAA